The following DNA comes from Arthrobacter sp. SLBN-83.
ATTTCCAGCATCATCAGTTCGCGGTTGAGCCGCTGGTACGTTTCCGGGTCTGCCGCGGCGTCAAGGCGCTGCAGCTGGCCCATCTTGTCCGCTTTGACCCGGGTGATCTGGAGTTCGAACAGCCGGGACAGGATGTCACGGCAGTACTTCAGCACCGCCTCCTCCGTATGGGCCGGAAGCGGCACCACCGACAGTTCCGACACCAGCGGCCGGAGCGGTTCGGGGACCTCGTGCATGACGTGTTCCACCCAGCGCACCGGATCACCCACCAGTCCCGGCCCGGTGGCGCGCATGGCGTCGTGCACGGCCTGGAAGGCAGGGGTGGAGAAGCGGGCAGCCGCGAACCGGTCCCAAACCTCGCCCGCCAGCAGCGACGGCTGCTGCAGGGCCACCTCCAGCGCCTGCCGTTCCATGGAAGCCACGGGGTCGCGCGGGTCCGGACGGTGGAAGGAAGGAACAGCGCCCGACGACGGCCCAACAGCCACGCCGGGGCCGCCGGCAGGTGCCGGGCCGGTTTGGCCTTCGTACCCCCTGCCCTCGTGGCCGTTGCTGCGCTGCTGCTGTCCCCGGTTGGAGGTGCCCTGGCCCGCGGGACTTCCGGTGTCCCCCCGCTTCGCTGCGTTCTTCACCTCGGCGTTGACCAGGCGCAGGACTTCATTGGGATCGGGCATGCCCAGCCAGCCGGTCAGGGCCTGGCAGTACCCGGTCCGGGTGGAGCCGTCGCGGATGGCCGCCACCACCGGCACGGAAGCCTTCAGGCCCTGGACGCGGCCTTCCACGGTGTCCAGGTTGAACTGCTTCAGCGTGGTCCGGATGGCGAACTCGAACAGGGGCCGCCGGGACTGGATCAGGGCGTGTACGGCCTCGTCCCCCCTGCTGAGCCGGAGGTCGCAGGGATCGGCTCCAGTGGGTTCCACGGCCACGAAGGTCTGGGCAGTGAACCGCTGATCCTCCTCGAAGGCGCGCAGTGCTGCCTTCTGCCCGGCGGCGTCGCCGTCGAAGGTGAACACCACTTCTCCCCCGGTGCCGTCGTCGGACAAAAGCCGCCGGGCGATCTTGATGTGTTCGGTGCCGAACGCCGTGCCGCACGTGGCCACCGCCGTCGTGATTCCTGCAAGGTGGCAGGCCATCACGTCCGTGTAGCCCTCCACCACCACCAGCTGGCGGTCCTTTGCGATGCTCTTCTTGGCCAGGTCGATGCCGTAGAGGACCTGGGACTTCTTGTAGAGGGTGGTCTCCGGGGTGTTGAGGTACTTGGGGCCCTGGTCGTCCTCGTAGAGCTTGCGGGCGCCGAAGCCGATGGTGTCGCCGGCGATGTCCTTGATGGGCCAGATGAGGCGGCCGCGGAAGCGGTCGTAGATGCCCCGGTTTCCTTCGCTGAACATGCCGGTGAGCTTGAGCTCGGCATCGGTGAAGCCGCGGCCGCGAAGGTGTTTCAGGAGCGCGTCCCAGCCCTGCGGAGCGTAGCCGCAGCCAAAGTGTTCCGCGGCCGCCCTGTCGAACCCCCGGCCGAACAGGAAGTTCCGGGCCTCTGCCGCACCTGGGGTGAGCAGTTGGGCGCGGAAGAACTCGTCGGCGATCTTGTGCGCGTCAAGCAGCCGCTGGCGCCGGCCCACTTCCTCGCGGTTGGGTCCGGTCCCGCCGTCCTCGTACCGGAGCTCGTAACCGATTCGGGCAGCGAGCTTTTCCACGGCTTCCTGGAAGGAGCTGTGGTCCTGCTTTTGCACGAAGGCGATGACGTCGCCGTCCTCGCCGCAGCCGAAACAGTGGTACCGGCCCACCTGGGGACGGACGGTGAAGGACGGCGAGCGCTCATCGTGGAAGGGGCACAGACCCTTGAAGGTGCCCAGCCCGGCGCCCTTGAGCGTCACGTAGCCGTCAACAACTTCCTTGATGTCCGTGCGCTGGCGTACTTCATCGATATCTTCACGTTTGATCAGCCCAGCCACACAGCAATCTTAGTGTCACTGGCTTGGTGCCACTGGCGGGCCTACCTCCCGGGCGTCCTGCCGGGCGTCCGCTGTCCCGCTTCGGGCGCCGCGCGCTCCACCAGGCTGAGGGCAAGCCTGGGGCAAAGGAAGACGGCCTCCTGCGCGGCATCCCGGTCGGCGTCCCGCAGCGGAACGTCCGTGCGGTCACGGCCAACCTTGCCCCGTGCCACCGGGTAGCCCCAGTCGTCCCTGTCGAGCACTGCGGGAAGCAGCTCTGAGCACAGGCCGCGGCCATCACAGCTGGTCCAGTCGATATGCAGGTACGTCTTCATGCCGCCACGCCTCCCGGGCCTGTGCAGTATCCGGACAGATGGGCGCGGAAGTCAGCGGCAAAGACGTCCAACGCGCTGCTGACCATACCGGTGGTCCCTTCGGGATGGCGGCATGCACCGCGCCCGGAAACCAGCCGCCCCAGCCGGTCCAGCTCCGAGCCAAGCCGCGGATTTGTTTCGCCTCCGGCGATGCGGTTGAGGACGGACGCCATGGCCGGCAGCCCGAACATGCAGGGGCCGCACTGCCGGGCGGA
Coding sequences within:
- a CDS encoding ferredoxin, with amino-acid sequence MKTYLHIDWTSCDGRGLCSELLPAVLDRDDWGYPVARGKVGRDRTDVPLRDADRDAAQEAVFLCPRLALSLVERAAPEAGQRTPGRTPGR
- the dnaG gene encoding DNA primase, producing MAGLIKREDIDEVRQRTDIKEVVDGYVTLKGAGLGTFKGLCPFHDERSPSFTVRPQVGRYHCFGCGEDGDVIAFVQKQDHSSFQEAVEKLAARIGYELRYEDGGTGPNREEVGRRQRLLDAHKIADEFFRAQLLTPGAAEARNFLFGRGFDRAAAEHFGCGYAPQGWDALLKHLRGRGFTDAELKLTGMFSEGNRGIYDRFRGRLIWPIKDIAGDTIGFGARKLYEDDQGPKYLNTPETTLYKKSQVLYGIDLAKKSIAKDRQLVVVEGYTDVMACHLAGITTAVATCGTAFGTEHIKIARRLLSDDGTGGEVVFTFDGDAAGQKAALRAFEEDQRFTAQTFVAVEPTGADPCDLRLSRGDEAVHALIQSRRPLFEFAIRTTLKQFNLDTVEGRVQGLKASVPVVAAIRDGSTRTGYCQALTGWLGMPDPNEVLRLVNAEVKNAAKRGDTGSPAGQGTSNRGQQQRSNGHEGRGYEGQTGPAPAGGPGVAVGPSSGAVPSFHRPDPRDPVASMERQALEVALQQPSLLAGEVWDRFAAARFSTPAFQAVHDAMRATGPGLVGDPVRWVEHVMHEVPEPLRPLVSELSVVPLPAHTEEAVLKYCRDILSRLFELQITRVKADKMGQLQRLDAAADPETYQRLNRELMMLEMERRALRAEA